The sequence GCGTTTCAGGCccttttttgagcctgtaagtcacgttttcaaaccatgactcacgactttgtaacgttccaggcaagtcacgccaaactgcctgagcgcaaggaattgtggtagctagatgtaaacaaaccagcatggtggaccgtacgttatgctcatttacagtcatttctatcgctaaaggtgcttgttctttgcttatttgagggaaacagaggagtaaaaatggcgcataaggcaagagaagctgttctaccttttatgttatgttatttgtagatttggatatgtatttggtattaatttattcttgcactcaatggactgaaaacaagCTAACTCTAGAGTCgttgctgattatacagaacatttgcagataaataatgtcagcgcaataccttgttttaataaacaatttgcataaacaccgcattcatgggggctgccattgctacgtgacgtcagaactcagaactgggagtacatcgatttagtacgagttcacgagtgggaagtcacaggtttgacttctattccagtgccttttcactggtagaaggttggaaaaacacaagttacgggttgcctggaacacagcattatttcaacacttCAGTGTGTCAGTCAGTCTGACAGTTAGTCTCACAAAaattatcattttgtttatgttagATCTTATCAGGTGGCATCATAATTTGCAAATCTATGGTTATGATGTTAAAGGTTGTCGCTGAGGTCAACCTAATGTCAAGaaatcaactgtttttttttttcttttttcaggtgGCTAATTGTAGATTATTTTCATGTTCACTGAATGTAAATCTGTATACATGAGGATGCATGGGCTTGTTGGCAGGTGGGGGGGTGGGTCGAGGTTAAAATAGATATgtcatatgtgtttttcttgtacttttgttCTGTGCGATGAAAACTTcaaattaaaaagagagaaagaaagaaagaaagaaagaaagaaagaaagaaagaaagaaagaaagaaagaaagaaagaaagaaatcaactGTGTCCAAAAAAGTCCCATAGGAATCCATTCAGACTGAACATACTCGGGTCTCCAATAGAAGACACTGAGGTTATGACATGATTTTACCCAACATTTGGCATCTTCTGCTTTCATGTTCAATATTTAAGAAGTTCATGCCTTACCTACCATCAAATTTCATCTATAAATAGATGAACTGACATGTAAACCTAACTTTCTGGGCAGAAGTTAAAAAAGAAGATCCAATGGGAAAACAAACATGAGAACAAAACATCTAATTTTGTGGCCTGTTGTGGTTAGACTTcatatgttttcagttttttatctCTTGGTTGTATTTTCACTCATACCCCATGATTGTTTTCTATTTTGTGTTACTAACACATGAGgttactgaatataaaatacatAGTGCAGTTGGTGTTCCTCCCCTTGCAGGAGTTTTTTGTTCTCTTTCTCTGTGTCTGTTTGTTAATGTTGTTGCTTGCAGACGTTTCTACACCCTTAGAGAAATGTGTACATGTGCAGGGAGGAGTTATTACTAGTCGATGTGGCGCAGGTGGCTCGACAATGACTGAGTAACTGTATACGCTCTCATCCCACCCACAATCAATTACGCCATGTTTACTCTGGAGGGCTATCTGTCCACAGTGGGGCCCTGCATGTTTAGATAGTCTCTAATGGGGCTGTAAGCTATCATATAAACTCACCAGTAAAAGGAAGGAACCTTTTTGTCTTTATGAGACAAACACGACCCGAGATTTTACAAGAAGACTCGTTTTAGAAGGTCAAGCTAATGAACTTGAGGTGCTTACAATAAATCCTCATGCTGAAAGCCACAACTCCATTTTAGCAAGgcagaaaatgagagaaaaattaGGAGCTGCTCAACAGGGTGACATTAAACACATGCATACGAATACAGGGGAATAAATTCAACAATAACATCCTACATGGTGTTGTGAAAGTGCTCTATGTCTGTGAAAGAAtgcagaaatgtgtgtgtgtttacgtgtGAATGAGATGTGAAAAGTCAACTCCAGCTGTTATATGTGGAACACCAGGGAACATGAGGCGTGAGTCCAGCTCAGGGTTTCCACGCCCATCACTGCGACCAGTCAGCTTCAAGTACGACCAAGTGAACGCAGCACCTACAGGACAGGAATGCACTGCAAACACCTCATTACACTGTATAGGGACGCACTTAATCATATTCAGTGCTGTCAGTATGTAATTAGCAATGAAACGGACACACCTTCCAAAGATCTGAGTGGAAACAGAACGACTGCTTTGCATGTATAGAGAGGCTGTGCCAGATAAACAAATGAAGTAAATGTCACGCTTATTCGCAGTCTGAAATAAAGTCTTGCTTCTCATTGAGCCAAAATCTAATAACCGGTGCACAGATTAGACAAAGTACTGGTGAGATTTTGTCCAAATGCTGCACTGCATGATAAAAGTATGCAGATTTTACTATTTGCAAGATGAATCTGAATATGTAGATTGTGAAAGGGGATGCATGAAAAAGTATGCAAATTAGATCTCAACGGGAAATGAAAACAGTGAGGCTAAGACAAGTACATGGCCTTAGGCCAATGTCtggatgtttgtgtgtatatgctgTTTAGAAGGCTACTTtggaaatataatatataaagaccccgtgctacatttatggcagttcccaaatgcatttttctgtctatttaacctttcttcagtcatttatcaccatttattatgagattatcctctatattttgcatgtttttcagtgaaaacgaagtattttcctatatctaatatACTgatttcataaaaactcagattaaagttgaaggttattatatcaaaaactgagaaaaccaaaataaaagtgacttttttggcaaagatatcattaactgaacataaaccaagtgtctccatccattgtcactgatccaactccatgggttttactggtgaatcaatgttgtagaaaatgatggtgtttccacggtaactacagagcctctgaacatctaaatgggtcatatctgatgaccatgaaaagattttacaccagttattttcatgtaatgataggattaatggatcaaaaggcatcaaacagtttagatcaatagatgattttgattattggtggatgtttgggtcttcatgggttaaaagatACCTAAAAAAAATGTAGTATTACAACTGGAGCTGAACGATTTCAAAATATTAGAACATGATGTGTAATAATTTGTCACCTTATCTGCATTTTAGAGGAATCACACAGGTCATGTCATTCAATAAATCCATAGCAGCTACTCCTACTAAGTTTATCTAAGATGACACGTGATGATACTTCTATTTCTGTCTGCACTGAAGTGTTGGATTAGTCCATTTTAATCTGCAGTCTACAGTTCTTGATGtgtttttgctgctgctgaagaaataatgatgacaacttcaaatataaaTAACTGCTGTAACTCCTTAAAATGCTGCTCTGCTTCTGAGTTCAGTTTACTTACATAGCATTTACTTCTTAGATTTATTTTAAGTATCTTCTAGTTGTGGATTCAAAACAAGATTTTACtcagacaacaacaaaaaaaaaaactcatcacaCCTCATCCTAAGCCCTTCAGAAACCTCAGGAAAACTTGCACAGTCTCACTGGAACTATCATGGAGCAAAAGATCAGCAGCAGATCTTTTAGTCAAATTACTCAACCTTAACTCGAATTATTGTACTTACTTTCATTACTTTCAGATTCTAAAAAATATCTTCaaacagaaacaatgaaaaactATAGAGACAGCCCCTTGTCAAGCATCCGACCACAGATGGTGTGTTGTAACGTCTCCAAACAGCTTCACTGGTTTGTGTTATCAGGAAATTTTTGCAAACGTAGCCATTCATCTATGGTGAAAAAATGCAAAGCAGTAAGCTTTTTactaaaaacaatacaattagACGCAACTCTTCAATTTTGTTTTCAGTAAACAAATCGTATGCTGTCTGACAGTCTTGGCCAAAGATTCTTCCGGTGACACAAATGTTGTTTTCACAagcatttcagatttttttccacGTTTGGAGAATAAGTTGaagcattttacaagtttttaatagtaaataaatagtaaaaaaacacaaaaaacaaaaagacatttaTGTAAAAGTACATTTGTGTCACTACCAAAACCTTTGACCACGACCGTATAGTTACAAAACAATAAGCAATTATCTATTCACAAAGACTGGGTCATGATATGAACATTGGGTTTTACAGAGTATTTGTCctgctctgtttttgtttgtttctactaCTATTAAAGGCTAGCATGTTTTTGTTATATATTTTAGCGTACATGTCTTAAAGGAAGCTGTTAGTCCTCAaccatagggatgggaattgataagaattaaaCAATTCTGATACCATTATCAAtcttgcttatcgatctgattccttattctCATTGTGTGAGGGAATAAGAGTTcggattaactgtcttttatatttccattcctgcacagaaaatatagcatacagtatgcacaaattataataacagatgacgccgcaCCCGGTTCAgcgggggaaggggggggggggggggtgtcacaccagacgaccatacaaagtgaaagtgaaacttaagatgctttactaattcctgtatTATGTCTCCTCTGTAtggcacctcattttccttttccctacttttggaaacttttatttgagggggcaggacgtttgttatCCCCCCCCAAAATGGGCCTAGATGACACCATGGTGGTTGCTTTGCCGTTAGATTCACAAGCttcgctaagtagtgtatcaaacacgtgacaaatgaactgcatgctgtgtggacaaatgtttaagTATATTGGAGgaatttcccccctttgaagaaatggaagcttcacaagtgttacaagtggccctggtgtcatctttttgtgtaaaatagcgccatactttggagcgtttctgccttgacgccatgttggctacgctctaaaccaaaataatgcagcatttgtgtgatgtcatcacgcatgtgcaacgaaggcggaattgataagcagaatcgttaagcaggtaggcaaacaattccaaggaactgagcaaatgggaaccggttctcaaaaagaaccggctcTCGATTCTCATCCATACTCGACCAGATACATTGAGTAGATTCTGTATGTGCGGTGCAACCATGTTTCCACCTTATATCATCACACATAATGTTACAGTCAGGAGTCAGATAACTGTAAACAGACAAGACTAAACTAGCCTGGTGTCTGAAACAAAACCTGCAAACCGGAGCCCAAGCCAACCAATTGCTTCTGGGTTTACATGGAGGCCAGGAGCATTGACTTACTGAAACCTAGTAGTGAGTTATCATGCAAGAGCGCACATACATCTGATTATATTCTAAAAAACAGAACCAACGCTTCAGTGAAAAGCCATCATCTGTGGGTTTATCTCTGACATGTCTCACATTTCAGCTGAATGGTCAAATTTGAGGTTTGTTCCCTAATCTAACCGAATCATCATGGCATACAAGCCTGAGAATAACATATTATTTTCGGGAAGCGAGACAGATAGAGAGGCGCTACGGTAAAAGGGCTCGATGCCAGTACCCACAGTCTCTGTTCTAAAATATGACTGCTGTTGAGGTCTTTAGATAGAAAACCATAGAGCTGTTAGTTTAGACCCGCAGAGAACTGTTAAAGCGACACCAGTTGGTTTACACACCGGGACTGGGTTGGATGTTGCAACACTTGGCTCACAGCTTTAGTCGGAGCTCGACTGTAAAATGACCACAAACTGACCAGCGCTGTTTGTGGATCACACTTTGCATGACTTTCTGTAAATCTCTTAATATTTGGACAACTGTACTTTAGTGGGTGCAACAATCCAAACATGTATAATTCAGACAGAAATGTACAGCGGTGTAAATGAAAGAGTCCTTTCTATAACAGAAATTAAACTGGAGATATTTTAGATTGTTTTGATAATCCAAATGGAATGTTTTCAAGATTTCagaggatctaattgcagatATGGAATATAATCATAATCATGTTTTCATTTGTATATGATCACTTAAATATAAGATTCACTGTGGTTTTGTTAACTAAGAATGAACTCTTGAATAAAGAAAACCAACCTCATTTTAAATAACTGCTGTATTTtgcacacatttacatacatttttaacaactatacagggtggggaagcaaaatttacaatgaacatttagttgttttttctcagaaggcactacgtcaattgttttgaaaccaaacacatattgatgtcataatcatacctaacactattatccataccttttcagaaacttttgtccatataagtaatcaggaaagcaaacgtcaaagagtgtgtgatttgctgaatgcactcgtcacaccaaaggagatttcaaaaatacttggagtgtccataaagactgtttataatgtaaagaagagaatgactatgagcaaaactattacgagaaagtctggaagatactattaaagaagaatgggagaagttgtcaccccaatatttgaggaacacttgcgcaagtttcaggaagcgtgtgaaggcagttattgagaaagaaggaggacacatagaataaaaacattttctattatgtcaattttcttgtggcaaataaattctcatgactttcaataaactaattggtcatacactgtctttcaatccctgcctcaaaatattgtaaattttgcttccccaccctgtatagtatgtattttatcattattacctccgccaaagaggttatgtttttgccagggtttgtttgttgtttgtctgtttgtttgtctgtccgttagtgtgcaacataactcaaaaagttatggagtttgttggaaatgggataaggaagaaatgattaaattttggtggtgatcgggggtgggggggccaacgGGGGgtcgcagaccagaaaatttcatccaaatctgtccataactttttgagttatgttgcacactaacggacagacaaacaaacaaacagacaaacaaacaaacaaaccctggcaaaaacataacctccttggcgtgggggggcccacgggggggggcactgatcagccttggcggaggtatgcgctctccgagtgcttctggtttgtttgtttgtctgtttgtttgtttgtctgtctgttagtgtgcaacataactcaaaaagttatggacagatttggatgaaattttcagagtttgttggaaatgggataaggaagaaatgattaaattttggtggtgatcgggggtgggggggcccacggggggggccactgatcagccttggcggaggtctgcgctctccgagtgcttctagtttattatatAACTTAGTACTTTACATTATATTCTTGTCCTGAGCCTAAATGCAATGAAATTTCATTCTGTATACACTTTGTTCATAcctaaatgacaataaagtttgtctaagtctaactCTGACACCAAAGAGGGTCTCAATTTTAGCGGCCACTGTAGAGGAGGGTGAGGGGAGGGGCATTCATTGGTTACAACCACCATTGGATGCCATTAAATCTTACCTTTAAGTAGTTCAACTCAGGGAGCTGTGATGACCAAAGATCCTTAGCTGATGAGAAATTCTGCTGCAAAAAATGAAGAATCAGAATACAGTAACTTACTCccatcagtgtcatttttgtgttgaTTTATTGAAATGCATAACACTATTATGGGATCACTGCCATTGCTAATGAAATCATCTTTACAAACAAGATAATGTACTAAAGTTGATTTATCTCATCTGTTGGAGTTACCAGCCCTGTATTAGTGCCAGACCTTTATTTCTAATTTCCTTTGTTTAATAAGTAGTAATGACCGTAATTAATGTGAAAGCACATTTTGATCAAGTCAACTTTGTGCTGTTAACAGAACTGCAATGCCCTTCTTCATAAACCTAATACTTTTTGAACTGTTTCAAAACAAAAGTCCTCTAGCATTTCAGTGGATATAATCTATTCATTAATCAGTCGAGCTTTAATTGTGTAAATGTTGCCTTCCTGTAAGTTTCTACAAATAACAATCATACTGAAAAAGtaaaacacacacctgcagtgactgagaaCACACAACTACACCTCAAATAAGCAGATGTTGAAAATAGCTGAATTATATTGTTTAGTGTATAGAATTAATTGTAGTTCATTGTGTTTAGCAGTACACTACATGACAAGCAGATTTGTCCCTACTATTTTTTAGCTTGCCTGTAATTTAGAACcagattttatttgtttgtgttgacCTCAGTCTTGGCTATTATTAGAGACCTGGTGTGTAATTAACTCTCTGTTTTTATGTGAGAAAATATAGCCTAGTATAAATACATTACGTCTTTTCCTTGCAATGAACAGAAACATTGAACATTAATTTTAGTAATTATATCACTTCTGACAGGACTCTAAATCAAACATATTCATGACATGAGACACTGAATCCCAATACTAATTTGGACATTGCATGAAATATGTTATAAAATAAGTATACAAGTCAACAAAACATATAACACAGGcaaaattttttgttcttttatagaTACTTAAATGTAGAAATATTACATAATGTAGCTTTAATGGGAAACTTAAATGGTGGAAATTGTGATCTGTTTTGGACCACTGCTCCTACTATAGTAGGATTTATGAGTTTCTCCCATGTTGAGACCAGGAGGCTGTTTTATATATAAGACAGTTTAGGAAAGAACAGAACGTCTTCCCTCTGGATTCCCATGATGGGGGCTTCAGTCTTTCCCTTTTGTCAGTGTATTCACGGGGCTTTTGGAGAAGGCGGTGATTAATGGCATCATGCATGTGGTAGGGAAAAAGAGGCTGTCAATGAGCACAGGCAGGCTGTGAAAAATGTTCTGTATGATGACTTCACTGCGGTGGGTTTATACAGTCATCACTTCCTGCAGCTGGAAGTGAAACCGTAGGGAGAGCAGAGTAAGCTTTAAAATATCTGCAGGTGAACATTGGATGACAGCATTTGAAGAGGGCTGGCTGTTAAAATGATGGaggaaatgaaaactaatagaTATCTACATAATAGCTACCTTCAACACTTGCTGTACATGCCAGACAAGTTTATGTGCCAAAGTCAGACCCTGCCAACTGTTTAGTAATGCACTTTTGCACACTGTAAGCTACTTGTAATGCCTGCTACTGTAATCACTATTGAAACTCAACATGGTTTACCACAACCCATTAAAAATGTGAAGTTATTTTACACTGTGATTTATTAGCATAATAATGTGTAAATGCCCCAAGCCAGTAACACATTAGTGTGTCATTTAACATGGATTATTTGAGATTAATTTGCACAAGTACAATATTTGTTTTATTAAAGGAGAAAGTTGGGTATAAACCACGGCAAACTGAAATCAAATGAGTGAGATTAAAGGAGAAAGCAATGCAAAGGATGTTAGTAAGGTGTGAGTCTACAATGTGTCATTagtacagtggttctcaatctttttctgtcgggtccccctttggaggacgaaaaatctccaggcccccctcaagcCCAACAACATTGTAGCAGTGGCGCAATTATgccttttattgaaagaaacatcaatattagaaaaatactttttgcttttctttgaataatttgttgtgcaaatttaaaataacttagatttttgcttgaacaatacaaataaactcagcaAGACTGCACCCAGAGacaatatttttctaaataaaaataggaaatgcaccattatcttacaactatgacaataaagttacttttttttttttagaacaacaaacaaattttggtaacaaagatgaatattTCAATAATATCAGCTGCTGCAACgagcccgtttacattgcacatctcagaacattaaagtgcaaactgtacaaactgtccaaaaacagaaacactgcacatttttcttttccagtcaaatccttgtccattctccaaacctaaactctttgtctagtctagtggcAGTAAATTTGTTTGTTATACGTCCCTAAAATTAGTCTAGGGTGCTTCAAAGCTtcgttccacctgctacatgttctaacctgaagaaggaaaaaaaaaaccaccttgGAGAGACCCCATGCCCCCCAGGCAAGCCCTCGCGTCCCTCCCCCCACaggcctgccccacagtttgagaaaaacTACACTTGTATAACTTAAATGCTCAAGTCTACCAACTCTTTTTGGGGCATGAACATCCTTCTTCCTAAAGATATTCCCTCTTTTGATATTCTGAAGATGGTGGACAGTGCAATTACAcagatgtatattattattattattgctataataataataataataataataattattattattattattattattattattattattagtagtagtagtagtagtagtagtagtagtagtagtagttttgtaACTTCTTTGTCCATCATGTCATTTGCATGTTCAGTTGTCATCTCAAAAAAATAGGACAAAAACtcctatttattcattcattcatttatttatttattttaaaatgattAGTTGATGCCAACAAAATGCACTTCACTAAACTAAATATCCTTCTGTGAAACTGTAAACTCAAACGGGCCTAGTTTGTTTTCCTCTTATTAGCAGCTTTTCCCTATAGCTCAATGCTGTGGAAAATAAAATGTGAAGGAAACATTGTGTACACATCTGTTTTGGCAGCAAAACATCATGCTGTGTTAGTGTTTACATAAATTTATAGCGTGCTTCTGTCCAACTATAGCCTATTTTATACATTTAGCATGACTCCTGAAGCAATGAGCTCCTGAGTGAATGTCATGTTCATTCATACTTTacaataaaatgataatattGGACAATATGCATTACAAACATTCCAAATTACACTGAAAGTTGTTTATCTGTGCTCAAAAGTtaagtaaaatacattttaaagacccATTTGACACTTttagataaataatattatttcACACTGACCTCTAGTGTCGAAAACCTCAAAGCGCCATTTTTTGACGTCATCATCCTGTGCCGGACTTCTACACGCATGCGCAAGCGACAAATTTCAAACTGAACGGCGGGTAGTTGAAGTCTCgtcggaaaaaaaaaataaaacaaagattcaTTGTTAAGAATTTATTGAGAAGTGCGAGAAAATGACAAGCACTTTGAAAGGTATCACCCTTAAAGGAAGTGCGGAGATTGTAGCCGAGTTCTTCTGTAAGTACGTTTGAATTTTAATGAAGATATTTTATTCCGTTGCTTGTAATGAGAGCCACGCTGATAGGCCTGAGTGTAATCTGTAACAGGCTACATAAAGCCCCGGACATGTGGGAAAGAGGCTGGAAAAGACAGTGTAGGACGAAAATAATTATTATCCACACATACATAGAGGAAAATGTCCTGATGTTACGTTCAGATTGTAAGTTTAGACTTATGTTGGACTTATGCAACGCCCACAACTGGCTAACTATGTGCAACCTACAATACAAGACTTTAGCTAGTTGATGcgaaaaatgtgtgttttgggTGAATTATATGTCCAATTTCCAGTTACATTCTAATCCAACAGAAGAATCAGTGATTAATATCTAATGACGGTGGTATTTTCTCCTAAAACCAGAAGCTGTTGTCAGTATCATAGTTGAAGGTCGTGTTCGCTCATAATGTGCAGAAGACCTGGTCCAACATAAGTgttgttggtttaataaagttctaTTTAATTCTAAAGACCAAATGTTGATATATTTGAAGTAtgtgcagcagtaaaaacaaaaagtttcagggataaaaaaaaaaaaaaaaagcactagagTGACCTCCAtctgcatttaacatgtctttaaccctgttGTTCACACAATATgaaatttattgcattaattgcatgatgttttttttttttttttttttacaccaggcTTCATTCAACACTTgttagatgtttctgtttgtgctgcttcttgtcttggggtcaggggtcacactaaatagtgattttaaactttagaacccatttagttaagtgttttatgtgtcttttaaggcaGTTAATGTagtttcttgttgtatctgaagaaaagacaatgagaaatgaaaatgtatgttcatttcaacactgaagaaaaaaaattagagcCTAAGACTTATGAACATTACTGTaaatatcgatggccaaaaaacaaaaccccctATCTGAAAAATGCACTGTTTGAGAAATTTTTAAGTATCTTGTCTTTTCATGCacaaagtgctgtgtaaaaagtaaTATAGCCCAACAACAATGCATTATTTATGGGGTTTCATTACCCAGTAtcattctgcaagaaaacaggcaggtttttttacattttctcgacaaagtacatttttcacatatgaggttttgttttttggtcattGATATGTAGGTAAATGCTTTTGCTATACGCTTATTTCTTGATGTCCTTCCCTGAAAAGCATGGTCTGGTCTTATTTTAGCTGTTGATTTTTCTCAAGTTCATTAATTActgtttctaattttatttaattgtttttttttgttttttatccctgTTGATTCATCCATGCTGTGTATCAACTAGTTTGTCTTAATTGTTTACTGAAATGCCCTTTCATTAAAATAGtggataataatacattttatttataggtgcttTTCAAAGAACTCAAATGGACATTAGAAGAAATAAGTGAAACTACAACGGTGTCTCAAACATCATAATGTAAAAcaaataatagcacaatataTTACTAAAAACAAAGGGAATGTCAGACTGAGTGTAACCACAGCCACCACCAGGCGGATGTTGAAAACAAGGCCAGTACCTTAAATGTAATCCAAGATTATATTAAGGTTGAATAAATGTCAACATCTATCAGGTCTGGTATGTTCTGGTGTGTGGTATAATGTCATAAGTAATCATtagtaatttttactttttgcacCACAGCATTTGGCATCAACAGTATCCTGTACCAGCGGGGCATCTACCCTCCAGAGACGTTCTCCAGGGTCACTCACTATGACATGAGTCTTCAAGTCACCACTGATGTCAAGCTGAAGAACTACCTGACCAACGTGGTATCTCAGCTCAAAGGTAGCTACTTTACCATAatacattttttctatttttattacctTTTCATCTAGTcactaaatgtgtttgtgtgctgtGTTGCAGAGTGGCTGTGTGAGTGCACGGTGCAGAAGCTGGTGTTGGTGATAACGTGTCTGGAAACCAACGAGGTGCTGGAGAGGTGGCAGTTTGACATTGAGTGTGACAAGTCGGCAAAGGAGAGCAGGTCGGTCTGacacattttaattatttaaaatcCTGTATTCCTGTGTGTAAAACATAAGATTCTATAATTTGTTGGGGCTTTGTATTTCACAGCTCAACAGGTTTTTATGCATTTAATAAAAGATTTTCTCGTCTTTTTCCCAGTGCTCCCAGAGAGAAGTCCCTTAAAACCATCCAGGAAGAGATCCGCTCTGTCATCAGACAGATAACAGCCTCTGTTACTTTCCTGCCTCTGCTGGAGACGCCATGTGAGTGACCACACATCCTgttctcttcatttttgttctgaACTCCTGGAGAACTCACATATTTCCCAAACTGGTGAATTACCAGATATTATCCACACTGCAGTTGGAAACATCTCACACCATG comes from Sphaeramia orbicularis chromosome 18, fSphaOr1.1, whole genome shotgun sequence and encodes:
- the mad2l1 gene encoding mitotic spindle assembly checkpoint protein MAD2A, which translates into the protein MTSTLKGITLKGSAEIVAEFFSFGINSILYQRGIYPPETFSRVTHYDMSLQVTTDVKLKNYLTNVVSQLKEWLCECTVQKLVLVITCLETNEVLERWQFDIECDKSAKESSAPREKSLKTIQEEIRSVIRQITASVTFLPLLETPCAFDLLVYTDKDLVVPDKWEESGPQIINQSEEVRLRSFTTSIHKVNSMVAYKRADSV